The region CGCAATCCGCCCCAGAGCCTCGTACAGACCCCGCCACTGTGCAAACGAGGCGTCTCGGGTAGGCCGATGCAGATTCCCCGCCATCCAAGGGTTGATCACGTACCCCACGTCATACCACTCCGGCGAGCACATCAAAAAAGTCGCTCTGCTGAAGTGCGTCGACGGCAAAGTTGCCGCCACATTTCCTGCCAAAGTCCCTGCTAAAACTGTCGTCTCTTTCCCGTTGAACACGAGGTCCCTGCTTTCCGTACGTGAGTCTGCCCCCTCTTGACCACGTTCGTCAACCCACCCGCAGTTAATCTTCGAACCCCTATGTACCACCTCGGCACAAACATGAATCAAGACGCAAAATGGGCTCGCACTCTGTAAGGAAGCGAGCCCATTTTGTCCGGTGACTCATGATTGGCCCGGGACCAGAAGTCCAGACCTAAATCACCTGTTTTGAAGACTTTGAATCAAATACCGGGGTGGGAGTCCCACCCTTGAATTACAGCTTCTCGAAGAAATCGCAAGCCGAGCAGGAGATATAAACTCCACCCGGAATCCCGCGCTCACGATCCTTGACCCGCTTCACAATCCGGGTCAGCTTCCCGCACTTCGGGCAATCCGTGCTCTTGTTCGTGTCCATGACCTTGGCGCGATCGCCGGTCTTTGCAATCTTTGACATTGTTGCTCTCCCATGGTTCTAGATAGGCCCGCATGCGTGTACGGAGGCGAGGAAAGCATCGCCTCCCCTGTGCAACCTCACACAGTTTCTGCAAGTTGGGGCGTCTTCCAGTCTACATCACACTCGGCGCCGCCACGAACTGATCCGGTGTCTTGGCCGGAGCCGTAGGAGCATGACCGCTCCCATTCCCCGCACTCGTCGGATCCACCGGAACCTGCACCTTCCGCTGCGTATCCCCGGTCTCCAGAGTCTTCTCCCCCGGCTTCAACAGCGTAGGAGCACTCGCCTTCTGGCCCTCTCCCACCCGATCCGCCAGTGAAATCTCCCGCGTAGGCGCCGGCGGCAGATACCCCGCCAACTCATCCTGATCGTGAACAGCAATCGGCTTGCCCACCTCCGCGATCTTCACCAGGCTCACCCGGTCCCCCACAAACCGCACAAACTTCACCGTCTGCGGTTGATGCCCATAGATCCACTCCTCGTAACGCCCCTCGCCGTTCTGCTCCCGAACCTTGCTCTCCGGTGCCCCCAGCGCCGCCAGCACCATCCGGTGATTCATCCCCACCAGCACCTCATGCGACGCAATCGCGCTCTTCACCGGCGTCGGCAGCGTATCGGCGTAAGCGAGCTCCCCCTTCTTGGCCGCAAAGTCCACCACGGGAGCCAGCAGCGCCTTTACCTCCGGAGCCGTCACCTCCGGCAGCCCCCCCTCAAACACCAGCACCACCCTCGAACCCGTAGCCTCCTTCCCATCCAGGTACGCCGGGTCCGCCCCCATGATCGAAACATGCCGCAAAAACCTGTGCTTCAAATACGGCCCGCCGTTCAGGTCGATCACCAGCCGATCCCCCTTGAACTCCAGCGCCGTAATCGCCACCCGATCCCCCGGCCCAGCCGACGTCCCCTTCTCATAGATCAGCTTCTTGTACTCCTCGGGCCCTGGCTTCAGATTCCCATTCGCCTGCAACGTCAGCCCCGCCGCCTGCGGCAGCACCCGATGCGCAAACCCCTGCTCCCCCACCAGGTCCCGAATCAACTCCCGCCGCCCCCGCTCGGAAAGCGCACTCTCATCGAACTCAACGTGAGTAGGCGTGAACTCCGTATTGATCCCAGCCGTAGCCGACCGCTCTCCAACCGTAAACACCTCAGACTTGGCCGCAGCCGCCTGCGCCCCATCCTTGGCCCCGTCCTGAGCACCAGGGGCCGCCTGCCCCCCAGCCCCCACCGACACCATCACCAAACCAACAGCCAGCGACAAACTCCGCACGCACGTCGTCATCTCCGCACCTCAAGCCCAGAATGCGTACCCAGATGCAGAGAGTCTGCGCCTTTTCTTTGCTCGTTTGCAAGCAGCCTTTTAGTGCTGTCGAAAGTCGTGTTCCGCTTCCGGCCTGGGCGGCTCAACAGGAGACACAACAGACCGTGTCTGCGGAGTCGTCGCCAGGATCTGCACCAGCGGAGCAGGTGCCGCGGCCTTCTCCATCGCCGTATGCGCCGCAGGAGGAGCCACCGTCACCTCATACCCCGCAGCCACAATCTCCGGCAGCGTGTACTTCCACGCGTACTCCTTCGTCACCCGGTACACCACCACCATCCCGCCGGCCATCACCAAAGCCGTCAGCAAAGCCCCATCCAGCCCGAATCCACTCCCCGTCAACAATCCCGGTCCGGTCGTATACGTGTCCATGATCGATCCAAAATCGTTCCGCCCGGCAATCGGCAGTCCCACCACCACAGCCATCATCACCCGATAAGCGAAGTGAATCCCCCACCCAACCCAAAGCGCATGGGTCCGCAGATAAGCCACCGCCAGAACCAGCCCAAAGACTGTTCCATCGATTAAGGCCACCAGCAAATGCCGTGGCGGATTCCCCCAAACCAGCGCCGCAGCAAACCCAAACGACGTAATCACCGAAGCCCAAGAAGGCCCAACCGCCACGATCAGCCGCTGAAATCCATACCCCCGTGCGATCAACTCCGCCGCCAGCGTCATCGCCAGCAACGTCAACGCAGAGAGAGCCGCAGACCAGAGGGTCGCCCCACTCAACATGAGCCGTCCATGCAGATTCCCTATCAGCAATACCGGCAGCACAGCCACGAGGCACAGCCCCCACCCCACCGCAGCCCCAACACCCCACTCCATCCCCCACCCCGCCCGCCGAGGCAGCGGAAGTGCATCCGCATCAGACCGCCCGCGCGTCGCAATCCAGTCCAGCAAGCTGAACCCGACCACCACCAGAAAGACCAGAAACACCGCACTCAGCAGGCTCTCGATCGTATCCAGCTTGAACCGCACAACTATCCCATGCGCAGACCGGCTCGCAATCGCCGACGAGGCCAGCGCCCAAAGCATCGCCGTACCAAACAGCGCAATCTCGAAACCGCGTGGAATCTTCTCTATCTCGTCTCGCAACTGGCCTTGCACTCCTGCGCCGTTCTTGTAGTTAGACGTGGCGCTTAGGCTGTCGTGTAGAACTGCGCCATGTTGCGGAACTTCTGGTACCGCTTCTCGAGCAGCTCATCGATCGGCATACCCTTGATCTCGTTGAAGTGCTTCTTCAGACTCCGGCTTACCAGCGTAAACGCCTTGCCCGGATCGGCCTGCGTCCCACCCTCCGGCTCGCCAATCACATCATCGACACACCCCAGCGCCTTCGTGTCCTTCGCCGTGTACTTCAGCGCAGCCGCAGCCTGCTGCTTCTTGCTCGCGTCCTTCCACATGATCGACGCGCATCCCTCCGGCGAGATCACCGAGTAGATCGCATTCTCGAGCATCAGCACCCTATCCGCCACAGCCAGCGCCAGCGCACCACCCGAGCCGCCTTCACCCGTAATCGTCGCAAGCGTCGGCACCCTCAGCCGATTCATCTCCATCAGGTTCCGCGCAATCGCCTCACCTTGTCCGCGCTCTTCGGCGCCAATTCCCGGAAACGCCCCAGCCAGATCCAGAAACGTAAACACCGGCCGCCCAAACTTCTCGGCGATCTTCATCGCCCTCAGCGCCTTCCGGTAACCCTCCGGCTCAGGCGAGCCAAACCGCCGCGTCACCCTGTCCTTCAGCGTCCGGCCCTTCAGGTTCCCGATCACCAGCACCGGCGTCCCCTGAAACCGCGCCATCCCGCACGTCATTGCGGCATCATCGCCAAACGCCCGGTCCCCATGTATCTCGCTGAAGTCTGTAAACAGTGCTTCGATGTAGTCCATCGGGTAGGGTCTCGCCGGATCACGCGCCAGCTCCGTACGAACCCAGGCTTCGGGTACAGGGGCTGCCGGCATCTGTTGCTTGATTGTTTCCATCTCTGCCATCGAACCCTATTGTAACGAAGACCGGGCCATCCCACCGCGCAGCCCGTCTGGAGCCCTCAGCCAATCAATGGAAAACCGATTGAACTCCACCAGGTAAAGCAGCCCAAAGAACACCACACTATAAACAAGCTGCTGCCCCGCCACATCCCACTGCTGATTCGACGTCGTCCCAAACGTCAACGCCATCATGAACAGCGCCCCACCCACCAGCACCGTCCGCGTAAACACCCCAAGAATCAAACCGAGCCCCAGCAACAACTCAATCCACGGAATCGCATATCCAAACCCCACCACCATTCCATGCGGCAACGGCGACTTCGTCATATGCTCCGCCATCCCCACCGCAAAAGCCCCCACCCCACTCAGAATCCGAAACCCACCATGCCCCAAAAAGTTCAGCCCAAGCGCCACCCGCAACAACCCATAAGCCAGTTCTTTACCCGCAACTCTCATATCAGGTCAGACGCTCATTACCGGCAAACATTTCAGAAGAATGCGAACCTACTTCGTCTCCTCCACGACGCCACCAGAGACAAGAGCTTCAAAGACGCGGTCCAAGGGAACATAAATCGCAGTCCCCGCCACCTCCAGCCGTTCTCTCTGCATCCAGTTCGATCCGGAGCATACCCTTCCGGTTCGCGTGCTCGGATCGATGATCCAGATCGTGGTCACGCCCATTCGAAGGTAATCTTCGGCACGTTGCTGGGTGTCGGAGTAGCTATCGTCCGGAGAGAGTATCTCGATGACCAGCAAGGGTGCATCTTCAAGCACCTCAGGCTGCGCACCGGACCGCACCAGAACGAGATCAGGAATTCTGACCCGCGTACTGGACACCTGGGTTCTCCACTCAGTCGCGGTTTGGATATTCCATGATCTTTCATGCTGAATGAACCAACCCGTCAGCAGAGCCTGCACCCGCGAATGTTCCCACTTACCCACGTGACGCTCCACAACCTCGCCGTCCAAATACTCCCGGTCCGGGCGATAGGTCGTCTTCAGATACTCAGAGATCGGAATGAGTACGGAGGTAGCCATAGCAACACCCTCATAACCTTGGTAGCAGAAGTCTATCAGCACCCGGCAAGCCGCATGGAACGCAGGCTACTTTACTGAATCACCCTCACCGCCCCGCGCCCCACAAGCTCCTCCACCCGATCAATAAACAGCCGATCCGCAGCCACCATCACCTTCATAGGCTCCAGCACCGCACAGAACTCCCCCGGCTCCTCAAAGTCCAGCAGCAGCTTCCCTCTCCCAGGCGACTCCGTAAACAGCCGAGCCAGTTTGTTCAGCAACTCCGCATCGGATGAGTGCAGCGGAACCTTGATCCGCAGTGCCTCCGGCAGCCTTAGCTTCACATCCTCCAGCGCCTCAATCCCTGAGATCGCAAGCTTCGGAGCCGAATCCTCCTCCCCGCGCAGCGACCCGCGAATCACCACCGGCACCGTAATCTTCAGCTTCTCCGCCATCTTCTCGTAGCTCTGCGGAAAGCAGATCAGCTCAATCTTCCCCGTCGTATCTTCGAGCACCGCCTGTGCATACATCTCGCCGCTGCGTTTGCTCTTCGCCACCTTCAGCCCGGTAATCACGCCCGCAATCGAGATCTCATTCGGCTCCGGACCGCCACGTCTGAACTGCTGCGGCTCCGGCTTCATCTCGCACGCCGTCGCCGTATCCACCACCTTCATGTTCCGCAGCTTCTCCCGATACTTATCCATCGGATGTCCGCTTACAAAGAACCCAAGCACATCCTTCTCGTTCTGCAGCCGAGTATGCTCATCCCACTCCGGTGCATTCGGCAGCGCTTCAACCGCAGCTCCCGCAGCCGGCACATCGCTATCGAAGATCCCACCAAAGAACAGCCCATGCTGCCCCGCAGCTTTATCCTTCTGCGCCTTCTGCGCCCGGTCCATCGCATTGTCCAGCGCCGCCATCACAGCAGCTCTCTTGCCGAAGCAGTCCATAGCCCCAGCCTTGATCAGCGATTCCAGCACCCGCTTATTCAGCAGCCGCAGATCCACCTTCTCGCAGAACTCCCAAAGGCTCGCAAACCCGTCCTTACCTTCAGCCTGCAACGCCCCACGCGCATCGATGATCGACTGAATCGCATTATGCCCAACGTTCTTGATCGCCGCCAGCCCAAACCGGATCGCCCCATCCTGCGGCGTAAAGCTCGGCTGCGAGATCTGCACATCCGGCGGAACCACCGCGATGTTGATCTCCTTGCACTCAGAAATGTACTTGACGACATTCTCCGGCTTCGACGTTTCAGACGTCAGCAACGCCGCCATGAACTCCACCGTATAGTGCGTCTTCAGATAAGCCGTGTGATATGCCAGCAAGGCATAAGCAGCAGAGTGCGACTTATTGAACCCATACTCCGCAAACTTCGCCATCAGGTCGAAGATGTTTCCGGCCACGGCCTTCGGATGCTTGTTCTCCGCCGCACCCTCCATGAACTTGACCTTCTGCTTGGTCATCTCAGCCACGTCTTTTTTACCCATCGCACGCCGCAGCATGTCGGCCTGACTCAGGCTGAACCCCGCCAGCTTGTTGGAGATCTGCATGACCTGTTCCTGGTACAGCATCACGCCCAACGTCTCACGCAGGATCGGCTCTAGCTCCGGCAGCTCATACTCCACCGCCCGCCGTCCCCACTTGCGTTCGATGAACTCATCCACCATCCCGCCCTGGATCGGACCCGGCCGATACAGCGCATTCAAAGCCGTCAGATCCTCAACCGTGTTCGGTTTATATCGCCGCAGCACATCCCGCATCCCACCCGATTCAAACTGGAACACCCCACTCGTCAGCGCACGATGAAACACCTGCTCATACGTCTTCGCATCGTCCAGCGAGATCGTCGCCAGATCGACATCCTCGCCACGAGTCAGCTTGATCAGCTTCAATGCATCGTCGATGACGGTAAGAGTCGTGAGCCCCAGGAAGTCCATCTTCAGCAGGCCCATCTTCTCAATCGCGCCCATGTCGTACGAGGTCACAATCTCCTCAGACTTGGCTCGAGTAACAGGCACCAGCTCCGTCAGAGGCGAAGGCGCAATCACCACACCCGCAGCGTGAACACCCGCACCACGCACCAACCCCTCAAGCCGCAGCGCCGTATCGATCAACTCCCGAATCTGCGGCTCAGACTCATACGCCTTCGTCAGCGGCCCATTGTCCTTCAGCACCTCGGAGATGGTCACCCCAATGCGCCCCTGGATCATCTTCGCAATCCGGTCCACTTCGCCATACGGCATATCCAGCGCGCGTCCAACGTCCTTGATCGCAGCCTTCGCCGCCATCGTATTGAACGTGATGATCTGCGCCACCTGGTCCTTGCCGTACTTCCGCTGCACATACTCAATCACCTCACCCCGGCGATTCATGCAGAAGTCGATATCGATATCCGGCATCGAGATACGTTCCGGATTCAGAAACCGCTCAAACAGCAGTTCGTTCTGCAAAGGATCGACGTCCGTGATCTCCATGCAATATGCAACAAGCGATCCCGCAGCCGATCCACGCCCCGGCCCCACCGGAATCCCCTGCTCCCGCGCATACCGGATAAAGTCCCACACGATCATGAAGTAGCCCGGGAACTTCATCGCCTTGATGCAATCGATCTCCCGGTTCAAACGCGCTTCATAATCGGTCTTGTTCTTCCGCAGCTTACCCGTCCGCTCCAGGTGCGCCACGTTCGTCTCAAACCGCTTCTTCAGCCCCTCACGGCAAACCTGCTCAAAGTAGCTCTCGAGCGTCTCCCCCGCCGGCACCGGAAAGTCCGGAAACGGATTGTCGACCTTGTTCAACTCCAGGTTGCAGCGCTCCGGAAACTGCATCGTCCGGCTCAAGACCTCAGGATGATCCGGAAAGAACCGAGCCATCTCCTCCGCCGTCTTGATGTAGAACTCTTCCGTATCGAACTTGAACCGCTTCGGATCGTTCATCGATCCCGCAGTCTGGACGCACAGCAGCACCTCATGCGCCCGCGCGTCCTGGTCTTCGATGTAGTGCGAGTCATTCGTCGCAATCAACGGAATGTCCAGATCCTTCTCCATCCGGAACATCGCCTCGATCACCGCCTTATCCGGCGCCAGCTTATGGTCCTGCACTTCGAGAAAGAAGTTCCCTCGCCCAAACATCTCCTCGAACCCACCCGCCGTCGTCTTGGCCTTGTCGTAGTCCCCAGCCATCAGGTGCTGCGAAACCTCACCCGCCAGGCACCCGGAGAACCCGATCAGCCCTTCTGTATGCTTCGCCAGAAAGTTCTTGCTCACCCGCGGCTTGCGATAGAACCCATGCAGCGCCGCCTCGCTCGTCAGCCGGACCAGGTTCCGATACCCCTCCTGATTCTCCGCCAGCACCAGCAGGTGGTTGTACTTATCCCCATCGCCCTTGGCCCTGTGGTCCTCGGCCTGGCAGATATAAAGCTCACACCCCAGGATCGGCTTGATCCCCTTCTTCTTCGCAGAGTTGAAGAAGTGTACCGCCCCAAAGATGTTCCCATGATCGGTCATCGCAACCGACTTCTGCCCTATCTTGTCGACATGCGCCACCAGCTTGTCGACGTCGCAAGCCCCATCCAACAGCGAATAATCCGTATGCAAATGCAGATGCGTAAACTCAGCGCCCATACCCCTAGTTTAGGCTGCGCTGGCCGACCCTGCCAGATGTGCAAATCACGTCCGAAATGAGCACGTCCCGTCGCCGGAAGCAAGCACGATAAGCGACGAGAAAGGTGCTGTACGAGGAATGAGTCCACTGGTATTCTCATCGCACCTCAATCCACGCTTTGGGAGCTGCGCTATGAAGATTGCGATTCTTATCGCCCGCATATTGCTCGGTCTCGTGTTCTTCGCCTCGGGCATCGTCAGCCTCCTGAAGCTCGGCAAGATGGGCGGAATGCCGGTCGATGCCACAGCCTTCATGACCCTGATGGTGGCGCACAACTACACCACGTTTGTGGCGTTGATTATGCTCATCGGAGGATTGCTGCTGTTGGTAGGCCGCTTCGTCCCCATCGGCCTCGTACTCTTGGGACCGATCCTGGTCAACATCCTGCTGTTCCACATCCTGTTCCAAGTGCCCGGCATCATCACGGGACTGGTATGCACCGTGTTGGAGGTTTTCCTGATCTGGGCTTACCGCTTCAGCTTCCGCGGGCTGTTCGCAGCTGCACCAGAGGTCTCATAACCGCTGTGCCGAGGGACGCAGGTGCCCTACCGCCGCCCCCCATGCCCCACCGGCCCTCGCCCGATAATCACATGCGTATGCTCCCGAGTCACCCGAATCCTGCACCCCAGCGGATCCACCACACCCCCACAAGTCCGTTCCCGAACCCCAATCCAGGCCACCTGATCCGCCCCGATCATCCACGCCGTAGCGTTCGTCGCATAGTGAACTTGATCTAAGTAGTAAGCCGCCTGTTCATCCGCATCAGCAGCGTCCGCATTCAACTCCTCGCAGTCCCCCGCCGGAGCCACCATACCATCTGCGGGCGAGCAGTAGTCTTCATCATGCTCCAGCAGCACCCTCTTATTCTTGCCCGTTAAAAAGTACTGCGTCGTCACCGTAGGCACGCGAGATTCATTCTGCCACTCAGCCATATCCTGTCCAAACACCGGCGGCAGCTCGCTCATCGCCACCTGGTCCTCCTTGATCTGTTTCGAATAAATCGCCAGCGTAGGCGTAGGCTCCCCGTTCGTTGGA is a window of Granulicella tundricola MP5ACTX9 DNA encoding:
- a CDS encoding DoxX family membrane protein, whose protein sequence is MRVAGKELAYGLLRVALGLNFLGHGGFRILSGVGAFAVGMAEHMTKSPLPHGMVVGFGYAIPWIELLLGLGLILGVFTRTVLVGGALFMMALTFGTTSNQQWDVAGQQLVYSVVFFGLLYLVEFNRFSIDWLRAPDGLRGGMARSSLQ
- a CDS encoding acetyl-CoA carboxylase carboxyltransferase subunit alpha, translating into MAEMETIKQQMPAAPVPEAWVRTELARDPARPYPMDYIEALFTDFSEIHGDRAFGDDAAMTCGMARFQGTPVLVIGNLKGRTLKDRVTRRFGSPEPEGYRKALRAMKIAEKFGRPVFTFLDLAGAFPGIGAEERGQGEAIARNLMEMNRLRVPTLATITGEGGSGGALALAVADRVLMLENAIYSVISPEGCASIMWKDASKKQQAAAALKYTAKDTKALGCVDDVIGEPEGGTQADPGKAFTLVSRSLKKHFNEIKGMPIDELLEKRYQKFRNMAQFYTTA
- the dnaE gene encoding DNA polymerase III subunit alpha, which gives rise to MGAEFTHLHLHTDYSLLDGACDVDKLVAHVDKIGQKSVAMTDHGNIFGAVHFFNSAKKKGIKPILGCELYICQAEDHRAKGDGDKYNHLLVLAENQEGYRNLVRLTSEAALHGFYRKPRVSKNFLAKHTEGLIGFSGCLAGEVSQHLMAGDYDKAKTTAGGFEEMFGRGNFFLEVQDHKLAPDKAVIEAMFRMEKDLDIPLIATNDSHYIEDQDARAHEVLLCVQTAGSMNDPKRFKFDTEEFYIKTAEEMARFFPDHPEVLSRTMQFPERCNLELNKVDNPFPDFPVPAGETLESYFEQVCREGLKKRFETNVAHLERTGKLRKNKTDYEARLNREIDCIKAMKFPGYFMIVWDFIRYAREQGIPVGPGRGSAAGSLVAYCMEITDVDPLQNELLFERFLNPERISMPDIDIDFCMNRRGEVIEYVQRKYGKDQVAQIITFNTMAAKAAIKDVGRALDMPYGEVDRIAKMIQGRIGVTISEVLKDNGPLTKAYESEPQIRELIDTALRLEGLVRGAGVHAAGVVIAPSPLTELVPVTRAKSEEIVTSYDMGAIEKMGLLKMDFLGLTTLTVIDDALKLIKLTRGEDVDLATISLDDAKTYEQVFHRALTSGVFQFESGGMRDVLRRYKPNTVEDLTALNALYRPGPIQGGMVDEFIERKWGRRAVEYELPELEPILRETLGVMLYQEQVMQISNKLAGFSLSQADMLRRAMGKKDVAEMTKQKVKFMEGAAENKHPKAVAGNIFDLMAKFAEYGFNKSHSAAYALLAYHTAYLKTHYTVEFMAALLTSETSKPENVVKYISECKEINIAVVPPDVQISQPSFTPQDGAIRFGLAAIKNVGHNAIQSIIDARGALQAEGKDGFASLWEFCEKVDLRLLNKRVLESLIKAGAMDCFGKRAAVMAALDNAMDRAQKAQKDKAAGQHGLFFGGIFDSDVPAAGAAVEALPNAPEWDEHTRLQNEKDVLGFFVSGHPMDKYREKLRNMKVVDTATACEMKPEPQQFRRGGPEPNEISIAGVITGLKVAKSKRSGEMYAQAVLEDTTGKIELICFPQSYEKMAEKLKITVPVVIRGSLRGEEDSAPKLAISGIEALEDVKLRLPEALRIKVPLHSSDAELLNKLARLFTESPGRGKLLLDFEEPGEFCAVLEPMKVMVAADRLFIDRVEELVGRGAVRVIQ
- a CDS encoding CPBP family intramembrane glutamic endopeptidase — protein: MRDEIEKIPRGFEIALFGTAMLWALASSAIASRSAHGIVVRFKLDTIESLLSAVFLVFLVVVGFSLLDWIATRGRSDADALPLPRRAGWGMEWGVGAAVGWGLCLVAVLPVLLIGNLHGRLMLSGATLWSAALSALTLLAMTLAAELIARGYGFQRLIVAVGPSWASVITSFGFAAALVWGNPPRHLLVALIDGTVFGLVLAVAYLRTHALWVGWGIHFAYRVMMAVVVGLPIAGRNDFGSIMDTYTTGPGLLTGSGFGLDGALLTALVMAGGMVVVYRVTKEYAWKYTLPEIVAAGYEVTVAPPAAHTAMEKAAAPAPLVQILATTPQTRSVVSPVEPPRPEAEHDFRQH
- a CDS encoding Uma2 family endonuclease → MATSVLIPISEYLKTTYRPDREYLDGEVVERHVGKWEHSRVQALLTGWFIQHERSWNIQTATEWRTQVSSTRVRIPDLVLVRSGAQPEVLEDAPLLVIEILSPDDSYSDTQQRAEDYLRMGVTTIWIIDPSTRTGRVCSGSNWMQRERLEVAGTAIYVPLDRVFEALVSGGVVEETK
- a CDS encoding Rcat domain-containing protein; its protein translation is MSKIAKTGDRAKVMDTNKSTDCPKCGKLTRIVKRVKDRERGIPGGVYISCSACDFFEKL